TTCAATGCTGGAATTACCAGAGCGTGTATATGAATTGCAGAAACATGGACATGATGTATTTCTTCATTGTGATTTTATACAAGGCTTAAATACGAATACAGAGGAAGCGCTTTTGTATATTCAAGATGTTATCGGGGCACAAGGTATTATTTCAACAAAGGGTTCAACAATTCGAAATGCTAATAAAATTGGATTGAAAACAATTCAACGTATTTTTATTGTAGATACTTTATCTCTTACTAAATCAATTGAAAATTGTAAAACGACTAAACCAAATGCAGTAGAGATTATGCCGGGGATTATGCCTTCTATTATTAAGCAGCTAGTAGAGGAAATAGAGTTTCCTATTATTGCAGGAGGGCTGATTCAAACGCGAGAAGATGCGGAAATTGCAATTCGTGCAGGAGCAAGTGCGATTTCAACAAGTCATTATGAAGTATGGATACAAGAAGAAAAAAGGAGTGCAACCTTGTGATTGAATTGAAAAATGTTTCAAAGGTATATAAAAATGCAGAAGAGACAGCGGTTAAAGGCGTATCGGTTCATATTAAGAAGGGTGAATTTTTTGTTTTAGTTGGACCTTCGGGATGCGGGAAAAGCACATTATTACGAATGATCGCTGGCTTAGAAGAGATTTCTTCAGGAGATTTAATTATTAATGAACGTGTTGCAAATGATCTAGAGCCGAAAGACCGTAATCTATCAATGGTATTTCAAAATTATGCATTATATCCACACTTATCTGTAGAAGAAAATATTTTATTTGGACTTAAGGTAAGAAAAGTACAAAAAGAAGAGCGACAAAAGCGATTAATGGAAGCTATTGAAATGATAGGACTGAAAGAGTATGTGAAAATGAAACCAGGCCAATTATCAGGCGGACAAAGACAGCGTGTTGCACTTGCCAGGGCAATTGTGAGTCAAGCGCCAATCTGTTTAATGGATGAACCACTTTCGAATTTGGATGCGAAATTACGTGCGCAAATGAGAATTGAAATTAGAGAAATTCAGCAGCGATTAGGAATTACGATGATTTACGTTACCCACGATCAAATAGAAGCGATGACTATGGGTGATCGTATCATGGTTTTAAATAAAGGAAGTATACAGCAAGTTGGAACACCACTTAACATATATAACGAACCAGCAAACGAATTTGTTGCAAGCTTTATAGGTTCTCCTTCTATGAATATAAATGATGGGGAAGTAAATAAAGAAAAAGGTGTATTACATATAGGACAATTGCAAATTCCATTATCTATTAGACAGTTAAAGCAATTACCAGAAGGAACAATTCGCATAGGCATGCGCCCTGAGCATATTGCACTGTCTGAGGAGGGACAAGAAGTGACGTTGCAATCTGTAGAAGTATTAGGGAATGAATCTATATTGAACTTTGCGGTAAATGGAACAACTTGGAGTGCGAAAGTTATCGGACAGTTACTCCTGAACAAAGGTGACAAAGTAAAATTATTATTCTCGCAAGAAAAGTTATGCTTCTTTAACGAAAACACGAATGAACGCTTAAAAGTGGTAGCTGAAGAAGAGTTGAAAGTGGTGGCGAAATAATGATCGAAGTAAGTAAGTTACCAGTTCAAACAAAGGTGTCAAAAAAGAAAAAATTATGGGAGAGAACGAAAGATTTAAGAATAGGATTATTGTTTTTGGCGCCATCTATTTTGCTATTTTCGATTTTTCTGTTCTATCCATTGTTTAGGACGATTTATTATAGTTTTTATTTAACCGATATACATGGAGAAGCTAATCTTTTCGTTGGCTTAGAAAATTATCAATATTTATTCTCTGATCCAGCCTTCTACAAAAGTATAAAATCAACTTTATTATTTGTTTTATATACAGTTCCTACGAGTATTATATTTGCTTTGTTTCTTGCATTGATTGCAAATGGAAAGGTAAGAGGTATTGGGTTATTCCGAGTTCTGTTTTCTTCGACGATGGGAATATCAGTAGCTGCTAGTGCAGTGATTTGGCTATTTTTATTTCATCCAAGTGTAGGATTATTTAATAATATATTAGCCTCTATGAACCTTCCTGCAATCGCATGGTTAACGAGTCCGGACTGGGCACTATTCTCTGTATCAGTTACAACAGTTTGGGTGAATACAGGTTTTGCATTTTTAGTTATATTAGGTGGTTTACAAAATATTGATACGTCTTTATATGAGAGTGCATCTATAGATGGTGCTAGTTATTTATATAAGCTTCGCCGTGTTACATTACCGATGCTATCACCAACTTTATTCTTTATTGTAACAGTAACATTAATTAGTGCGTTCCAAAGCTTTGGACAAATTGATATTTTAACGCACGGTGGACCAAATGATGCAACGAATTTAATTGTGTACTCGATTTACAAAGAGGCGTTTGTGAATCATCAATTTGGAACAGCAAGTGCACAAGCGATGGTATTATTTGTTTTCATTTTCGTTGCTACATTACTTCAATTTAAGTTTGCTGAGAGAAAGGTGCATTATAAATGATTGTTAAACAGTGGAAACAAAATTTCCTATTATACATGCTACTCATTATTAGTGCAGTGATGGTATTTTTTCCTGTACTGTATGCATTTTTAATAAGCTTTATGACACCAGACGATATTCAAATGAGAAGGTTATTTCCGACCCAGTTTACTTTTGATAATTTCATTAATATTTTTCAAAAAGTACCGCTTTTTACATACTTATATAACAGTTTAATTGTATCGACAGTCGTTATGATTGGACAACTTATCGTATCAAGTTTAGCAGCTTATGCTTTTGTTTTTCTTCAGTTTAAAGGGAGAAACTTAATTTTCTTCCTGTTTATTTCAACGATGCTTATTCCGTGGGAAGCAACGATGGTGCCTAACTTTTTAACGATTCAAAACTTTGGCTGGATCAATAGTTTCGCCGGGATGACAGTGCCGTTTTTTGCAACAGCTTTCGGTATTTTCTTGTTACGTCAACATTTTATGACACTCCCGAATGAACTGAAAGAAGCTGCTTTTATTGAAGGGATTGGAAATATAAGATTTTTATTCAGCGTTGTAATACCGTATTGTAAAACGAGTTTTATTACGCTTGGAGTATATAGCTTTTTAACAACATGGAATATGTATTTATGGCCACTTTTAGTGACCACTGATGAAAAAGTAAGAACAGTGCAAATCGGTGTAAAGCAGCTTCAGTCTCAAGAAGTTGCAACTGATTGGGGAAGCGTAATGGCCGGTGTTACGGTTATCGTTATTCCAACATTGATTTTACTATTTTTAGGGCAAAAGCAATTACAACAAGGATTAACAAAAGGTGCAATTAAATAACTAAGAGAAGGTGAGATTTAAATGAGTCTAGTTAAAAAAGGTGCTGCTCTATTAATGGTAGCAACAATGGCATTATCTAGTGCAGCTTGTTCAAATAGTAAAACAGAGGGAAAACCTGAAGTACAGGCAAAAGTAGCACCAGTTGAAAAAAATGGTGATAAAACTGTAATTCGCTTCTGGCATGCGATGGGTGGAAAAACACAAGGAGTATTAGATGGTCTTGTTGCAGACTATAATAAGTCGCAAAATAAATATGAGATAAAGGCAGAGTTCCAAGGGACATATGAAGAGTCTTTAACGAAATTTAGAACGATGTCTGCAACGAAAGAAGCGCCAGCTCTTGTTCAATCGAGTGAAATTACAACGAAATATATGATTGATAGCAAAAAAATCACACCAATTGATAGCTGGATAAAAAAAGATAAGTACGATACGTCAAAATTAGAAAAAGCAATTACAAATTATTATTCAGTTGATGGAAAAATGTATTCTATGCCATTTAATTCATCTACACCAGTATTAATTTATAATAAAGATGCTTTTGCAAAGGCGGGCTTAGATCCAGAGAAAGCTCCAAAAACATATGCGGAATTACAAGAAGCAGCGAAAAAGTTAACGATTAAAGAAGGCGGAAATGTAAAACAATATGGATTCTCCATGCTTAACTACGGTTGGTTCTTTGAAGAATTGTTAGCGACACAAGGTGCTTTATATGTAGATAACGAAAACGGCCGTAAAGATGCTG
This DNA window, taken from Bacillus cereus ATCC 14579, encodes the following:
- a CDS encoding carbohydrate ABC transporter permease, translated to MIEVSKLPVQTKVSKKKKLWERTKDLRIGLLFLAPSILLFSIFLFYPLFRTIYYSFYLTDIHGEANLFVGLENYQYLFSDPAFYKSIKSTLLFVLYTVPTSIIFALFLALIANGKVRGIGLFRVLFSSTMGISVAASAVIWLFLFHPSVGLFNNILASMNLPAIAWLTSPDWALFSVSVTTVWVNTGFAFLVILGGLQNIDTSLYESASIDGASYLYKLRRVTLPMLSPTLFFIVTVTLISAFQSFGQIDILTHGGPNDATNLIVYSIYKEAFVNHQFGTASAQAMVLFVFIFVATLLQFKFAERKVHYK
- a CDS encoding ABC transporter ATP-binding protein, which encodes MIELKNVSKVYKNAEETAVKGVSVHIKKGEFFVLVGPSGCGKSTLLRMIAGLEEISSGDLIINERVANDLEPKDRNLSMVFQNYALYPHLSVEENILFGLKVRKVQKEERQKRLMEAIEMIGLKEYVKMKPGQLSGGQRQRVALARAIVSQAPICLMDEPLSNLDAKLRAQMRIEIREIQQRLGITMIYVTHDQIEAMTMGDRIMVLNKGSIQQVGTPLNIYNEPANEFVASFIGSPSMNINDGEVNKEKGVLHIGQLQIPLSIRQLKQLPEGTIRIGMRPEHIALSEEGQEVTLQSVEVLGNESILNFAVNGTTWSAKVIGQLLLNKGDKVKLLFSQEKLCFFNENTNERLKVVAEEELKVVAK
- a CDS encoding ABC transporter substrate-binding protein, coding for MSLVKKGAALLMVATMALSSAACSNSKTEGKPEVQAKVAPVEKNGDKTVIRFWHAMGGKTQGVLDGLVADYNKSQNKYEIKAEFQGTYEESLTKFRTMSATKEAPALVQSSEITTKYMIDSKKITPIDSWIKKDKYDTSKLEKAITNYYSVDGKMYSMPFNSSTPVLIYNKDAFAKAGLDPEKAPKTYAELQEAAKKLTIKEGGNVKQYGFSMLNYGWFFEELLATQGALYVDNENGRKDAAKKAVFNGKEGQKVFGMLDDLNKAGALGKYGASWDDIRAAFQSGQVAMYLDSSAGVRDLIDASKFNVGVSYIPYPEDSKQNGVVIGGASLWMTNMVSEETQQGAWDFMKYLTKPDVQAKWHTATGYFSINPDAYNEPLVKEQYEKYPQLKVTVDQLQATKQSPATQGALISVFPESRDAVVKALEAMYDGKNSKEALDEAAKATDRAISISARTSQK
- a CDS encoding carbohydrate ABC transporter permease; this encodes MIVKQWKQNFLLYMLLIISAVMVFFPVLYAFLISFMTPDDIQMRRLFPTQFTFDNFINIFQKVPLFTYLYNSLIVSTVVMIGQLIVSSLAAYAFVFLQFKGRNLIFFLFISTMLIPWEATMVPNFLTIQNFGWINSFAGMTVPFFATAFGIFLLRQHFMTLPNELKEAAFIEGIGNIRFLFSVVIPYCKTSFITLGVYSFLTTWNMYLWPLLVTTDEKVRTVQIGVKQLQSQEVATDWGSVMAGVTVIVIPTLILLFLGQKQLQQGLTKGAIK
- a CDS encoding glycerol-3-phosphate responsive antiterminator yields the protein MFKEPYIAMIKDWKGYKAYKKLPKTVFLMTGSMLELPERVYELQKHGHDVFLHCDFIQGLNTNTEEALLYIQDVIGAQGIISTKGSTIRNANKIGLKTIQRIFIVDTLSLTKSIENCKTTKPNAVEIMPGIMPSIIKQLVEEIEFPIIAGGLIQTREDAEIAIRAGASAISTSHYEVWIQEEKRSATL